The segment GGCATACTGCCAGAGGTCGCTCACCATTTGCTGGACCCACAGCAAGCTGCCGTCGGGAGCATACTTGGCGATGAAATCGTTGGGAGCGTAGGTCGTCGAAAGCGTCACCCCTCCGGCCCCTGAGCCGAACGTCGTGGTCCCGTCGAAATTGCCGGCCACGTAGATGTCGCCGAGGCTGTCGGCGACAATCGAGCTTCCGTAGGTGAATCCGATCGACGGGATTCCAAAAGCCAGGCCGAAGTTGTTCGTCACGACCTGCTCGAACCCGGCGTTGACGATCACCGACTGCCCCGGCGAGACGGTGATCGCGCCGCTATCGCCGGTCAGGGGCGAGACGTTGCTGGCGATCGTCGGATCGGTGCCCACGTTTTCCGTCGCGAAGGTGTCGCCTGGCGGAAGCGAGACCTGCACGTAATAGCTCTGGTTGACCGACACGCCGTTGAAGCTGTACAAGCCCAGCGAGTCCGTCACCGTGGTGGCGACCTGCGTGCCGCTGCCCGGCGTGCCGGTGAATAACGCCACGGGCACGCCGCCCACTCCCGCTTCCGTCGACTCGCGGATGTTGTCGCCGTTTTGGTCGTTCCATACGACGCCGCCGATCTGGTTATGAAAATAATTGAGGCCCCAGAGAAAGCCGTCCCAGATGGCGTTGGCTGGCACATTGTCGGCGGGACCGTTTCCTGGATTGAAGTTGATCGTGTTCGAGTACGATCCGCAGGCGTAGACATAGGCGCCGCCGGCGGCCGAGGCGGTGGCAACGCCGTAGCCTTGGTCGGTACCGTTTTCACCCGCGGTTGCGACCCAGAGAAAACTCCCTTGGCTGGTCAGCGCCGAGACATAAACATCGTCGCCGCCGGCGCTGGTTCGCAGTTGGCTGCCGTTGGGATCGAAATTGGCGATGCCGTCATAGTAACCGACCGTGTATACGTTCCCGCTGGCATCGGTCGCGATGTCCTCGGGCTGCAAGCCGCCGATGCCAATGCCGGTGTTGTGCAGATCGGCGGCCCAATCGAAGTTGCCGGACGAATCGAGCTTGAGCACGAAAGCATCGTGAAAGACGAAATCGGCCGAGGTATTGAGGTCGCCGCCGTTGGGATCGAGCTCCACGGGGCCGCCAAAGGTTCCCGTGTTATAGATGTTGCCTTGCGCGTCCACGGCGATTCCGTAGCCTTCGGCGCTGCCGTCGCCGGCGGTGGTATTGGCGTTGAGCTTCTTGGCCCAAACATAGTTGCCGTTGGTGTCGAGCTTGAGCAGGAAGTCGGTGGAGAAAAACGTAGTGAGGTCGTGAGTTCCGGGGGCCGCTGGATCGAAGTCGACCTGGGAAAACGGACTGGAAAACTCGCCGGTGACGTAAGCGTTGCCTTGCGCATCGACGGCGATGCCTCGACCATCTCCGCTTCCCTTGCCGGTGCCGGTGTCGCCGTAGGCGTTGACCCACAGCAGAGCGCCGGTAGGGTCGAATTTCGCCACCAGAATGTCGCCGGTTTTGGTAGTCAACGTTTTCGCGTTTTGCCCGGTGCCAATCGTCGCCGTGCCGTTGAAGTGGCCGGTGATGTAGGCGTTTCCCGAACTATCGGCGGCCACGCCATACGCCACGTCATCGTCGCTTCCGCCGAACGATTCGGCCCAGACAAAGTTTCCGTTACTGTCGAGCTTGGCTAGATAGCCGTCGTTTCCGCCGGCCGAAACAAGCGCGGTGCTGCCGAACTTGGCCGGGCTGCCGGCGCCATTGCTGAAGTTGCCGGCAATGTAGATGTCGCCGCTGTTGTCAACGGCCAGGCTCTCTTTCTGATTGATGCCCGATGAAGCCGTGTACGGCGACGACCAAATCTCCGTGCCGTCGGGGGCGAATTTGTAAACCGCGTCCGTGGCAAGTTCATAGACATTGCCGGCCGCGTCGGCGCGGATTGCAAACGCCTGCTCGGCGTTCGGACCCGGCCCCGCGATGGCAAAACTGAGGTTTGCGGCCAACATTGCCCGTTGCTCGAGCTGCTCGCCCCGGATGCGGCGTTTTGGCCATGCCGATACTGTTCGCCGACGCGACGATGCGCGCGAGCGCGCACGACGGAAGAAGGATGCCATGATCGAGGCCCGCTCTGGATGTATCGTGATGAGATCTTGCCCGAAAGTTCGTTGCCGCACCTGGCAACGTGCCGACGGTTCCCACCCCCCTGCGTAGACCGCCCGCTAAGGGGCTGTTGTAGGTTGCCTCTACGGCAAAGTCAAGAAAATTCCACGCTGATACGCTGATTGGCGTAGGGACGGCCCAGGAAGGTGGAAGGCCATCCTCCGCTCACCGCAGAATCGGCGGCACCGCGGTTTGCAGCGGGCCGCCGGTGACATGGACGTAGTCCGCGGCATCGATGAAGACGTTGACCTCGCTACGGACCCCAAAATCGGGCAAGTAAATGCCCGGCTCGATGGAAAAGCAGGTGCGCGGCAGCACCCGCCGCTCGTCGTGGGTTTCCAGGTCGTCCATGTTCGCGCCGTTGCCGTGCGTCTCGCGGCCGATGCTGTGGCCGGTGCGGTGGACAAAATGCTCGCCGTAGCCCGCCGCGTCGATCACGCCCCGCGCGGCCTGATCGACTTGCCAACCGCATAGCCGCTCGCCGCTGGCAAACGCCCGCCGTACCCGCTCGATGGCCGCGTCGCGTGCCTGGGCGACAATCTGGAAAACGTCTTCATACCGCGTCGGCACCGTCTGGCCCGCAAAGCCGACGCGGGTCAAGTCGCTGTACACGGCGTCGGCATGGTCGAGCTTGCCCCACAGGTCGATCAGCACGAAATCGCCGCGGCGAATCCGTCCCTCGTCGCCCGGCCGCGGCTCGTAGTGTGGATCGCCGCTGTGTTTGCCCACGGCCACGATCGGCGGATGATCGGTCACCAGTCCCGCTTGGCGAAAGAAATCGAGAATCGCCTGCTGCACTTCGAGTTCGTGGATGCCGTCGTCTTGGGCCGCTCGTGAGGCGATGAGCCGCCAAGCATGATCGTAGGCGGCGGTCGTGTGCTTCTCGGCGGCCAGGTGCATCCGCCATTGCTCGTCGCTCCACGTCGCTTCGAACCGCTGCACGAGATCGCCCGACGAAACCACCTCGACGCTCTGCGCCCGGACGGCTTCGATCGTGCCGGCATCGACGCGCGAGATATACGGAATGGCGTTCTGCGGCGAATACTC is part of the Pirellulales bacterium genome and harbors:
- a CDS encoding M24 family metallopeptidase, which produces MFELAAIQAELVEAQLDGWLFYDFRGSNVLARRILQIRDDAVTTRRFYYCVPAKGQPRKLVHRIESGALDHLPGKRQVYSRWQDLDAGLAALLSSMRRVAMEYSPQNAIPYISRVDAGTIEAVRAQSVEVVSSGDLVQRFEATWSDEQWRMHLAAEKHTTAAYDHAWRLIASRAAQDDGIHELEVQQAILDFFRQAGLVTDHPPIVAVGKHSGDPHYEPRPGDEGRIRRGDFVLIDLWGKLDHADAVYSDLTRVGFAGQTVPTRYEDVFQIVAQARDAAIERVRRAFASGERLCGWQVDQAARGVIDAAGYGEHFVHRTGHSIGRETHGNGANMDDLETHDERRVLPRTCFSIEPGIYLPDFGVRSEVNVFIDAADYVHVTGGPLQTAVPPILR